Genomic DNA from Hordeum vulgare subsp. vulgare chromosome 2H, MorexV3_pseudomolecules_assembly, whole genome shotgun sequence:
GAAGATGTGTCAAAGTTCTGATTGTgccatcaaacatcttgattcgaatggaacctatgccttcaatcttgcagggtgaattatcaaaacccaaaacGGAACCAGCAGGAGTAGTAGAATCAAAAGTAGTAAACCAATCTCTATGCGGGCACATATGAAAAGTACACGCAGTGTCAAGTACCCACTCATCATTGGTCTCAGCACATCCAGCAATAACAATAAGAGCATCATCGGAACTATCATCACGAGCAACATTAGCAGAATTTTCACCTTGTTTGTTACCTTTCGGTTTATACGTACCATTCCTCTTTTCCTTGCtctgcaacttgaaacattctgAGATATCATGTCCGTCTCTCTAGCAATATCTGCAAGACTGCTTCTTGTCTCTGGATTGCGATCGACCCCTCTGTTCGTTCTTACTTTTGCCACGGTTTCtattatgtgagttcttcttctttgtccTGCCATGAACAGATAATCCCTCGGCTTGGGATGAACCCGAACCATCATGAGGCATCattaatttcatcttctccttagagtTCAAATCTTCATAAACTTCATTAAGCGTGAGAGTATCATGACTGTATAATATGGTGTCTCAAAAATTGGTATAAGAACTTGACAGTGAACAAAGTAACATTAAAGCAGTATCTTTTTCATCATACGTAACCTTCATTGCAGCTAGATCGGATATGATCTCTTTAAATTCTGAAATATAATTCAAAACATTACCTCCCTCGGGTAACCTGTTCATGAATAATTTTTACTTCAGATGCATCTTGATGGTGAGATCTTTTGTCATGCAAATCCCTTCCAGCTTTAACCATAGAGCGGCGgcagttttctcgctcaaaacttcctgcaaaatattattatgcaaatggagttgaatttgtAACAAAGCCTTACGATCCCTTTTTTTCTCATCAACAGTCAAATCCTCAATTATATTCTTTCCAAAACTATCCAGTGCATCATCATAGTAGGCCTGCGCCAACAACGCCCGCATCTTGACTTGCCATAGGGTAAACCTTGTGTCACGGTCCAGCAATGGAAGATCGTACTTCATGGATGCCATGAGTAGATAAATCTGTGTACACAAAATAGCACAAACCGGTAAAAAATTCTTGATAGAATTAATATGTTGATCAAAGAATTATTGGAAAAATACCTGATAGTATTGGGCAGTGGATGTAGTAATTGGAGAGAATAGTCAAATCTAAACTAGTACTAGTCCTTCACGTGAGATTGACTGCTTCGATCTTCACGTGGACGAAGTGTGGCCGCGTACAGCGGAACAGCAGCAACTTGCGTGAAGCAGCGGCGACTTGCAACCGGAGCACAGGAGACAGCGCGTGGCTAATCAATCTGTAGTTGCAGCGGAACTTGGTCTGGAACTCGGTGGTAAGAGCAAATATAATAGGATGATGTAGGCGGACTGTAAAacttaaaataatatatttgtgatgagttgaaagagagaaaaaagaggagaaagaggagaagcggGCTACAAACTAACAACCGGCTgtaacacgtgctcctaggcactttgtgagaaatGATGGTGGACCTTGTATCAATAAAGTAGCACTTATTTACATCTACCtattatacttgtgggttataagcTTGGATATAGACGACGTGTCAACATCATATAACCAGCAGCTGGttgtactattaaccatgctctaatcaACCAGGAGCGGCAGCACTCGGATCGACGAGCAGCTACAGCCTCGGGACACGGCGGAACAATGCACGGCTTCGACGGATGATATCACGCGACGTACAGCCATTGTAGCAGAAATCGTGTCGAACTCGGCTCATGTATCGATCCGGATCAGCGGATCGTCCgacgtggcggcggcgaggaaaaCCCTAACTCTCTCGTCTCAAATCTTGTATACTAAATCATAGCTCTATataccacttgttagataaaacgagataAACGAGACACGAGAGACACGGATTTTTTCGTGAAAACCCTTACGAaagaaaaccacggacgcacgaaggcgcaatcactatggGGGTGTTTGGTTCCCCGCACTGCATGTGGCTCGCATCCATCATGCAAAAAATCAGATGTTTGGTACATTGCATGGTCTTTTGAGCCTGGTCCGCTGGATGCAAAAGTAGGCCTCTCAGCCAGGCCGAGGGAAACGCAAGTTTCCTGCGTAACTCGCATGCAGGTCATTGCCTCGTTCTTTCCTTCCTTTTCCATCGAGCTCCACCGCCGTCCTTGTTCCTCCTCCATCGAGCTCCACCGCCGTCCTCCATCGAGCCCCGTCGTTGTCCTCCACCGAGCTCCGTCGCCGCCCTCCTCATTCATCCTCGACGAAGCTCCGCCGCCACCATCAAgcgtcgccgccgccgttctCGACCAAACGCCGTCGTCCACGACCatgcgccgccgccgtcctcgacCAAGCACCGCCGCCGCTCTCTTCAAGCCGCCCCACGCCAGATCCGACCGCCCCATGCCAGATTCGGCCGCCTAGCGCCGTCGTCCTCGACCATGCGCCGCCGCCATCCTCGACcaagcaccgccgccgccctcgtcAAGCCGCCCCACGCCAGATCCGGCCGCCTAGCGCCGCCGCACGTCGGATTTTGCCGTCTGGAGCCGTCTTCGTCACCTCGATTTCagcaaaattcagaaaaatatgtAGGAGCTGCAGCCATCTGATGCAACTGAACCAAACACCCATCTCTACTCCTGCTTGCATCAGCCTAACCAGGCCatgctcatccaggactctgatgcAATGCAACATGTAGCTACCCAGGGAACCAAACACGCCCTATGAGGATGGcgtattacaagcacgagacgatagaccgtctttaggtgcgactacatgaAGTATATATGAGGGACAATACATGAAAGTCCTTGACGGATAAataaacgagttgtactcgtacgcgtcggtacTAACACAAAGGTCCACACCATTTGcactacgtctagtccaatacggtagaatttgaATCATAATTTAACAAACAAGGTCGTGTGTATGCCTCCTCAAATCTTATTTGGCGCTGAATGCCCCAAATACAGCGTTAATCGTTCTTGGCACACACCGTCCGCTTTGTAACGGTTCGGCCCGTTCGAGAGTCATTCGATGTTCGCTTTCCAAAAGCCCTCCCGGTTTTTACATGCTTCTGGAAGCATTTCAGttgatttttcttttgtttcttcttAATTTGTGATCTTTTTCCAATTCATGCAATTTTTTGTTCAAACCCGTGGACTCTTATATTTTTTAATCCATGAACTTTCCTCAATTCATGTACTTTTTCGTATTCATACCTTTTTGTATACGTGGAACTTTTCTCAAATTCTTGTTCCTTTTTTGTTTGCGAAATTTTTTTCAAATGCATGAACTTTTTTGTAGTGTCGAACTTGAATTCATGAACAGTTTTTGTATTCCTGAACATTCTCCAAACTCGTGAACTTTTTTTGTATTTGTGATTTTTTTCCAAATTCTTGAATTTTTCCTGTATTCACAAAAAAAGTCAGATGGTCAACCAACGAACGGGCTAGCAATGATCGAGAGCGACCTAGCAAAGCGTGAGATCCTGAGTAGGCTAAAGAGACCTCGCCTGTGACTGTGAGCGCCTATTGGGAATACCGGTGCATAATTAAGGAGGTCGCAACTGCATCGCCATCACGGATCCAACCCACAACTGGGTGGGTCACACCGGAATATTCCTCCATTGTATTTCCATTAAGCTTCTTTCTTGTCCACCCCTCTTGTTGCTAGAGCCCGGTCGCGGCGCTAGGACGGACCCCATGACATGGTGGACAGCATTGGAGGATTTAGCATCGTATTGGAGGATTGACTCGAATGAAAGAGCCCATTCAATTGATAAAAAATGTCCGGAATTGAAGTGctggcatttttcttgtttctttTTTGTAGATGCCCTTACAAAGAAAGATGcccgaacaagaataagaatgcaAAATTGGACGTACCAACTCGTGGTTGGATAATTAGGAGGACAATGATACCTTCATATCCCATCCAAGTTCAAGTTTTAGAATTGATACTGATGCTGGCATTTTTCTTGATTTATATCATTCCTTTCGGCGATGTTAACAAACTATTGTAGCTGGATTCTTGGCCAATTGATTAATCCATTTGTAAAACTTCCTaaatttgttatttttgttttatCTTTGATGCACTATTCCCAGTTGCAAAGCACAACTTCTTCTTTTTTGTGGGGTCGCAAAGCTCGACTTCAATAAATAAATTGAGTTTGATCATACACAAATGCAATGGCATTGCATCTGATAACAATGCAAGGCTCATTGCATGTTGTATATTTTGTTTCTTTGATAGGTTACATAGTTTTGCAGGTGCACATATCACAACAATGCTAGATTAATTAGATTATATTTAATTAGTATTGTGCTCAAGCTGCAGCGTGGAGCTTTAGCACTTAACTTCTTGCTATGCCTATAGAGTTAGAGGGCCCACGTTTCCTTTTATGTCAGAGAGCTACTTAAGAATCAGGTGCAACTTAACCATGTTTAAATTTTTTTTCTACCACTCCttgtcatgtactccctccgtttcaaaatataagaccttttagagattacactaggagactacatacggagcaaaatgagtgaatctacattttaaaatatgtctatatacatccatatgtagttcatagtgcaatatataaaaggtcttatatttaggaacggaggaagtaatgAGTTGAGTCGAGGCGAGGCAATACATCATCCATGCCGCCAAGGTTCACGACCCAAGTGGTAGAACCATGGTTTGAGAAAATGCGGGAGCAATATGGCAGAAAATAAAAGGAGCGGCTGTCCCAAATCCCGGCCCAAGTGGCACATTGACGACTCATCTTATGCAATAACGATGGGAGGTGCTAAATGTTTTTATatagaatttatttattttctacacAAGCTTATTTGCTATATATCTAATATTGAAAAAACGACGTTCGTAGACGCTCATTCACCACCTTGGGCTTGGCAACAATCGAACAACAACATTACTCGCGAAATTACTAATTGAAGAGTATTTCTTTTAAAGATCATTCTTACCTCCTCAGGTTACGACGATGGCACACGTCATTTATCGCAACATgcaagtttttcctttttttcgtagGTCCgtgtttttaaaatgttttatctttaAAACCGTATGTTCAAATCTCGAATTGTTTTTACCATTGGGTTTCTCCCGtcgaaatcttcaaaactagatcccgtattgataggttttgacgaactgTTTTTCATAAAAAAACAAACGGGAATACTGTGCCTCTCGTGATAGAAAACAAacggaaaacacgttttttttatttttgagtgGCACGACACTGCCTCTCACGTAGGCAAAACCGTGTCTTTAACGGAAGCAAAATCATGTCTAtcgcaaaaaaatataaaacaattttttttgtttctgagaggcacggccgtgcctcttgcgaaagcaaaaccatgcctctcgcgaaagcaataCTGCGCTTCTCGGAGAAGCAAAActatgcctctcgcaaaaaaatgtgtttttttttcatttccaagctcgcggaagcaaaaccttgCCTTtgtaagcaaaaccgtgcctgtcgcaaaaaaatagaaaacattgTTTTTTCTCTTTCCGAGAGGCACAACCATGCCTCCCGCGAAGGCAAAATCGTGTCTCTTGCGAAAGCAAACCGTACCTCTTGCAAAAAATATGTTTTTCGCAAAAAAATCATTTTAAATTTTTTGACAGACTGATGAAAAACCAAAACACCAAAACAAAAACAATCTAAAAAGCTGAATACGCgtgccaaaaaaataaaaactaactAAATTTGAAGGAAATGTTGAGAGCCCGACATGTGACGGCGGCCGGTAACGTGTCAAATGATGACGCGTGGAAATGCTTGCTAACTAGTTGCTCTttaggccccgccgccaccatccttgacgccccgggcttgcccggcggctgcctcaggcagcggcgaggaagagaaggggagggggaggcggctagggttgggagggagcGAGAGAGACGTGCGTCTTAAAAATAGAGAGAGTTTCACTTCCCGACCTCTGCACCAATTAAAGATGCATACAGCCATATTAGTATGAACACGGTCTTCAGAATTTATGCTCATGTTATAACGTTTTCTATGTATGAAAATACACATGCATTAGAATTATATAACCcgcaaaaatatttcaaaagtccGTGACAAAGCCGTGCATTctatccctccgttcttaaatataagtcttttaagagatttcactaagagTCTTACATActgagtaaaatgagtgaatttacactttaaactatgtctatatacatccctaTGTACTCCACTGGCGTAAAATTAACTGATCTACGAAACAGCAATACTCGACTAGGGAATCTGGGATAACATTTCCAGGCCACACATGTGTGACAAGTTTCCGCCGCAATCCACCCAATCGTccccggcgccggcgccgccagCGGAAATCGAGTCATGGCGACTCCAGCAACCTCCTCCAGTGCTTGAGCGCCGTCCcctacctcctcctcctcccacggagtCGAGCCCCCATCAGCCGAGTGCCGCCCCCGACCTGCTTCAGCCGCCGGATTTGACCCTCACCGCTTCCGGCCTTGGTAATCTACCACCGGATTTGACTCTATAGATCCAGCCCAGTGCAAGATCTCATTTCCGTGCGTATTTTCAGCTGATTGTCCAACAACTTGCAGCAGCTTCTAATGGCGGATCCGGTGACTGCTGCTGCTGCCATAGGATGGGGCCTGAAAGCCGTAGGCTGGGtagcctcgccggccatctccgacCTTTTCAAGAAATGCTCCTGCTTCCTCGGCTTCAACGCATCGGAGAAGCTAAGAAAACTTGAGCCCAAGATTTTACTGCTGGAGCGGGTGATGGAGATGGTGGCGGAGAGCCCTCACAGGGTTCGTCTCCAGCAGCTGTTCGAGGACCTTAAGTCTGCTTTCTACGAAGCTGAAGACATCTGGGACGATGTTGAGTATCATCGCCTCGAGAAGCAGGTCCAAAATTACGAGCTCAACTCAGACGGGCCTCCAAGTACCATGGATTTGCTGAAGCAGAAGGTCCAGTCCCTGGCCGTCTCCCCCCTAACAAATAAGGTCGATTGCCATCCTCAAGCTTCGCTGTTTTCAGATTTCTCTCTCGCACTCAAAATTCGCTGTATAAAATGTTCGAAAAGTTGTTCTTTTGACTACTTTATTATATACtcgctccgttcctaaatataaggtgtattagtttttcaAAAAGTCAACCGTTGTCTATGTTTGACCAATGTTATAGAAAAATTTATAAATATTTACAATACctaatatatataatataaaaatatatttcagggTGAATCTAGTGATAATAATTTCGTATTCTAGATATTAATATTTTTGTcaataaacttggtcaaagtttcAGAAGTTtgacttttaaaaaaaataatacaccttatatttaggaatggagggagtatgtctGTACCATCGCTCCAACCTTAAGTATAACTAGGAGTTGAGTTGTTAGGGACACTTAGGTCGGGCTATCGAATCTTAAAAAGATCAGGTTCTTTCCTCTTTTGATGCGTTACGGCTTTTTGGAAAATCCACCTAATCACTCACAAGCCAGAGTACTCGTCCAACTGAGCTCGACTATTTTTGTGGAGCTAAACTTTATTTTCACTTAATTTCATTTAACAAACCTTTATCAGCTCTTCTGTGTCGAGTCGAGGGTGGCTTAAGGCATACAAGGAAGGACAAAATGGATAAAAATAAGCGTTGCCACAGCTGACGGAGGCAAGTGGCACTCCACTTTTAGCTTGCCGATATGTTGGTGGGATGTCAGAAATTGCCCCCAAAATATGTTAGCCCTACCTGTTTCTGTTATTAAACATGGATCCTTGCGTTTGATTTTGTTTTGCAGGAGACTGGTATGTCTAAAAGGCAATTAAAGCGGAGCCTAGAGAAAATAGAAAAGGTTATAAATGAAGCATACCAAATTTTGGAATGGCTGAACTTGCCCACCGTAAATAAGGGCGGTGAGAGGCAACCTATTGCAGCCAATGCATGTACCACTGGAACTTCCCCAGTAAAGGTAATTGGTCGAGATGAGGAGTGTGACAACATCATAGAAATGCTGCATGAGAAGGCAGGTCACGGTCAGACAAACATGAATAGCAGTCTATGTTATTCTGTTGTTGGAATTCATGGCATAGCTGGTTCTGGGAAATCAACCCTTGCACAGTTTGTTTATGCCCAGGAAGAAAAGGACAAGCTAGCTGAAAAAGATGGCCATTTTGACATTCTATTATGGGTTTATCTCTCTCAAAAATATAGCATCGAGGCCATTTACAGGCAAATGTTTGAGGCGATTGAAGGATATGATTGTGAACTTAATAGTCTTGATAGGCTACAAAGAGAACTGAAGGATAAGCtgagtggcaaaaggtttttcttggTACTAGATGATGTCTGGTGCAACAAGGATGTTGGCGAGCAGAATCTACCACAATTACTTTCTCCATTCAAGATTGGAAAGAGAGGAAGCAAGATCCTAGCGACAAGTCGAAATGTAGATGCCTTCTTTGATCTTGGTCCTGATGTGAGATGTGCCACTTTTCCAATTAGTGACTTGGATGATAGTATGTTCCTTGAGCTATTCATGTATTATGCACTTGGAGATGGGAATGCAAACGATGGAGTTGGGAGCACACTTTGGAATATTGGGGCCCACATTGCAGAAAAGCTTAAGAGGTCACCTCTAGCAGCCAGTACAGTGGGAGGACAGCTACGTAAAAGAAAAAATGCTGAGTTTTGGAGAAGAGCTAGAAACCAGGACTTATTGAACGAGACGATGGGAGCTCTATCGTGGAGCTACCAGCATCTTAATGATCAGATTAGACAATGCTTTGCTTACTGTAGTATGTTCCCGAGAGGACATCATTTCAGACTTAATGTGTTAGTTAAGTTGTGGGTGGCAGAAGGGTTTATAAGAAGTAGTAATGCTGGGAAGGAAATGGAAGATGTTGGTCAGGCTTACTTTGATGAACTTGTGTCAATCTCATTTCTGCAATTTGGGGGAAAGGAGTCCTGCGGTGAGGACTACTATTTAATGCATGATCTGATGTATGATTTAGCAGAGAGGATCGCTGGACACGATTGCTTTAGAATTGAGGATGGATGGACAGGAGAAATTCCTCCAGGTGTTCGCCATCTTTTTATTGATACTTATAATGGAGAGAAGCTTGCCATGAAGACTTTTCAACTGGAAAATTTACGGACTCTTCCCCATGATGCTTACTTTTCCCATTGTGTCTTCTGGAAAACCTCGCTATGTAGGTTCCATAAGTACGAGCAATTACTAGTTCTGCTTATGTAGTATCTAAAATTCCTTGGCTAACCTACCAAAAAACAAGGTGTACAGTTTGATGACAATGTTTCCAGCATCTGAACATGTGGGTCGTCTAGGCGCATGTGCTTGGTTCTTTGATACCGGGTAATCTGGGACTCTGAATGGTGCTGTCTACAGATCCTGTCATACAGCAAGAGCGGTGCAGAAAGCCATGTCCGGAGTCGATGAACACCGAAACTACTCGTTTCCTATTGTTTGAGAAATCCTTGAATGTTAAGTGCTGAATTTATGTATTCCCCATGGATTTTTAAATTATGGGACGGTGAACTATAGTTCGCTGTGTTGTAATATGAGTGATGAACCCTCCTGAATTGACTAGTTCCCTATGGTTTGTAATAGTGTGGAATGATGAATGCTGAATTTATATATTTCCTGAAGTTTGTGGTAATTTCCAGTTATGATGTGAGCAAGCctgattcaaaaaaaaaaaaaaagaaggtAAAAAAAATGATGTGAGCAGGCCTGAATTTGGTTAGCTTGGGCACGACGGAATGGCTGCGTGTTCTGTCTGTCTCAACTCAAGAAATATATTTGATAATTTTACAGTAGATGATTGCTGGGAGTGTTTTTCTTTAGTTTTTTTAATGAATAAATATGGTACACGATTGTCTCGCTTAAGTAAATCTGTGTATCCATATTGCCTGACATCGCTTACGCTTGTCGGCGCAGCGCTACCCGGGAGTGGCGGGGTGTTGGGCGACAACTAGTGTTTGGATGGGAGTAGAGTAAAGAAAACCCCCTGCTTTGTCCCTAGATTCAGAACCGAATTGGGAAATTCCTATATGCCCAAGTCCAAATGGGAGAACCTGTTGAATCCTATATCTCACCACTTCTAATTatctcaatatatgtgtgtttgcaCATCATCAGAATTGTTGTAGCCATTAGGTTTACTAGTTTGACCTAATAGCATCCCTCCTGTCTA
This window encodes:
- the LOC123428930 gene encoding putative disease resistance RPP13-like protein 1 codes for the protein MADPVTAAAAIGWGLKAVGWVASPAISDLFKKCSCFLGFNASEKLRKLEPKILLLERVMEMVAESPHRVRLQQLFEDLKSAFYEAEDIWDDVEYHRLEKQVQNYELNSDGPPSTMDLLKQKVQSLAVSPLTNKETGMSKRQLKRSLEKIEKVINEAYQILEWLNLPTVNKGGERQPIAANACTTGTSPVKVIGRDEECDNIIEMLHEKAGHGQTNMNSSLCYSVVGIHGIAGSGKSTLAQFVYAQEEKDKLAEKDGHFDILLWVYLSQKYSIEAIYRQMFEAIEGYDCELNSLDRLQRELKDKLSGKRFFLVLDDVWCNKDVGEQNLPQLLSPFKIGKRGSKILATSRNVDAFFDLGPDVRCATFPISDLDDSMFLELFMYYALGDGNANDGVGSTLWNIGAHIAEKLKRSPLAASTVGGQLRKRKNAEFWRRARNQDLLNETMGALSWSYQHLNDQIRQCFAYCSMFPRGHHFRLNVLVKLWVAEGFIRSSNAGKEMEDVGQAYFDELVSISFLQFGGKESCGEDYYLMHDLMYDLAERIAGHDCFRIEDGWTGEIPPGVRHLFIDTYNGEKLAMKTFQLENLRTLPHDAYFSHCVFWKTSLCRFHKYEQLLVLLM